Proteins from a genomic interval of Salinarchaeum sp. Harcht-Bsk1:
- a CDS encoding AMP-binding protein translates to MDWNARPYEWVGDWSARRRSLSPDREAIVDATTGERYTYADLDRRGNRTARLLEDHGVTAADDDPVTDDTGENAPGADAGGERVAVVSRNRIEVFDLFFATGKTGGVLAPLSHRLAPRELGELLELVDPRLLVVEEPFAERVADALDAAAVDPPVLGLPDDTAGDVASAPDSEFGSLAAADYGEALPADDSPVETAAVALDDPHLLLHTGGSTGTPKETIVTHGSIAWNSFNTIASWGLRPDDVTPMVFPTFHTGGWNVISIPLFHMGGTIVIDREVEPGRVLEQIESESATLLVAVPAVLRMMADHDDWAETDLSSLRFVKSGGGPCRESVIRAWRERDGPTDGDDGVDLSQGYGLTECGPNNFAMPDGWADGPEEQVRDRVASVGKPALHVDARVVGEDGEPLPDGEIGELELAGQHAAAGYWRNPEETEAAFGEAPDGQRWVSTGDLARVDDDGFVSIEGRKKNMFVSGGENVYPPAVEDAIAEHPDVGDVIVIGIDDETWGTVGKAVVEPAAGVDGEPFDLAALEAFLEDRLARFEVPRALAFVEELPTSGPSKIDRQAVEERFGGPQ, encoded by the coding sequence ATGGACTGGAACGCCCGCCCCTACGAGTGGGTCGGCGACTGGAGCGCCCGCCGGCGGTCGCTCTCGCCCGATCGCGAGGCGATCGTCGACGCGACGACTGGCGAGCGCTACACCTACGCCGACCTCGATCGGCGCGGGAACCGCACTGCGCGGCTCCTCGAGGATCACGGCGTCACCGCCGCAGACGACGATCCCGTGACGGACGACACCGGCGAGAACGCCCCCGGCGCCGACGCTGGCGGAGAGCGCGTGGCAGTCGTCTCCCGGAACCGGATCGAGGTGTTCGACCTCTTTTTCGCGACCGGGAAGACAGGAGGGGTGCTCGCCCCGCTGTCCCACCGGCTCGCGCCCCGAGAACTCGGGGAGCTGCTCGAACTCGTGGATCCCCGGCTCCTCGTCGTCGAGGAACCCTTCGCCGAGCGGGTCGCCGACGCGCTGGACGCTGCGGCGGTCGATCCGCCGGTGCTCGGGCTGCCGGACGACACGGCCGGGGACGTCGCGAGCGCACCCGACTCGGAGTTCGGCTCGCTGGCTGCCGCGGACTACGGCGAGGCGCTCCCGGCCGACGACTCGCCGGTCGAGACCGCCGCCGTCGCACTCGACGATCCCCACCTCCTGTTGCACACCGGCGGCTCGACGGGGACGCCCAAGGAGACGATCGTCACCCACGGCTCGATCGCCTGGAACTCCTTCAACACGATCGCGTCCTGGGGCCTCCGCCCGGACGACGTGACGCCGATGGTGTTCCCGACGTTCCACACCGGCGGCTGGAACGTCATCTCCATCCCACTGTTCCACATGGGCGGCACGATCGTCATCGATCGGGAGGTGGAGCCGGGTCGCGTGCTCGAACAGATCGAATCAGAATCGGCGACCCTGCTCGTCGCCGTCCCCGCGGTCCTCCGGATGATGGCCGACCACGACGACTGGGCCGAGACGGACCTCTCCAGTTTGCGGTTCGTCAAGAGCGGCGGCGGGCCCTGCCGCGAGTCCGTCATCCGGGCGTGGCGCGAGCGCGACGGCCCGACGGACGGGGACGACGGCGTCGACCTCTCGCAGGGCTACGGCCTCACCGAGTGTGGCCCCAACAACTTCGCGATGCCCGACGGCTGGGCGGACGGGCCGGAAGAGCAGGTCCGCGACCGGGTCGCCAGCGTCGGGAAGCCGGCGCTCCACGTCGACGCACGCGTCGTCGGCGAGGACGGCGAGCCACTGCCGGACGGCGAGATCGGCGAACTGGAACTGGCAGGGCAGCACGCCGCCGCGGGTTACTGGCGTAACCCCGAGGAGACCGAGGCAGCGTTCGGCGAGGCGCCCGACGGCCAGCGCTGGGTCTCGACGGGCGACCTGGCTCGCGTCGACGACGACGGCTTCGTCTCCATCGAGGGGCGGAAGAAGAACATGTTCGTCAGTGGCGGCGAGAACGTCTACCCGCCCGCCGTCGAGGACGCGATCGCCGAACACCCCGACGTAGGCGACGTGATCGTGATCGGGATCGACGACGAGACCTGGGGCACGGTGGGAAAGGCGGTCGTGGAGCCGGCGGCCGGGGTGGACGGCGAGCCGTTCGATCTGGCGGCGCTGGAAGCGTTCCTCGAGGATCGACTCGCCCGCTTCGAGGTGCCCAGAGCGCTGGCGTTCGTCGAGGAACTCCCGACGAGCGGGCCCTCGAAGATCGATCGGCAGGCGGTCGAGGAGCGCTTCGGCGGGCCGCAATAG
- a CDS encoding helix-turn-helix domain-containing protein translates to MIDLTMDMEQYDCPFIATTDDYEVSFAAVHWEFDEGARELETRLVVEGSSQPTLENGLDALQSHPGMNQCDLFRKRGDTAFIRTVIEETDAMGVIRANDGYITGPFRIAEGSETWEVGFDDKRIAGDALSELDRNNEFTVESRDVLALDDCFDLLENADAAAELLEGCRDLSDVERQTLSVAADSGYFEQPRDATLQTLADEFEVSDTAVSKNLRRGERKVLRRVVNALESLDSSPAGRTR, encoded by the coding sequence ATGATCGACCTCACGATGGACATGGAGCAGTACGACTGCCCGTTCATCGCGACGACGGACGACTACGAGGTCTCTTTCGCGGCCGTCCACTGGGAGTTCGACGAGGGAGCGCGGGAACTGGAGACGCGGCTCGTCGTGGAGGGGTCCTCGCAGCCGACGCTGGAGAACGGGCTCGACGCGCTGCAGTCCCACCCGGGAATGAACCAGTGCGACCTCTTCCGCAAGCGCGGTGACACCGCCTTCATCCGGACCGTCATCGAGGAGACCGACGCGATGGGCGTCATCCGTGCCAACGACGGCTACATCACCGGCCCGTTCCGCATCGCCGAGGGCTCGGAGACGTGGGAGGTCGGCTTCGACGACAAGCGCATCGCCGGCGACGCCCTCTCCGAACTCGACCGGAACAACGAGTTCACCGTCGAGTCCCGCGACGTGCTCGCGCTCGACGACTGCTTCGACCTGCTGGAGAACGCCGACGCCGCCGCGGAGCTACTCGAGGGGTGCCGGGACCTCTCGGACGTCGAGCGACAGACCCTCTCCGTCGCCGCCGACTCGGGCTACTTCGAGCAGCCCCGCGACGCGACGCTCCAGACGCTCGCCGACGAGTTCGAGGTGTCCGACACCGCCGTTTCGAAGAACCTCCGGCGCGGCGAGCGCAAGGTGCTCCGCCGGGTCGTCAACGCGCTGGAATCCCTCGACAGTTCGCCTGCGGGTCGCACCCGATAG
- a CDS encoding branched-chain amino acid ABC transporter permease, protein MAISPDSSVPADDDSPGSGPTTPDGGEPEGATRGATSDAAERGVLGTIGSIVSDHVVHIGIVFLFAIYPLAYTQLMALPFGEELNIILPRTRTMIVVLYFGLFAMSFDFISGYTGYLSFGHSMFYGIGAYLVVLTANGKVPLVGQGTPLLLLLVVGGLLAAAIALLVGAVSFRLSGVYFAMITLGFAEVAHVFIRNWDYVGSNPRDGAGFVEAFSLGIPGVYSVKLGQIVGTEYTDVFGTAFDLSKADVSFYAIGVVVLLCYFAMQRVIHSPYGKVMIAIRENEERARAVGYNTFYYKMGAFAMSGFFAAIAGGLFAGYQRSVAPENTFDLFVTADALLAAIIGGFGTLAGALYGILFQDVLEGILSTEGHGIAPYLRRTLSESTMDSAVGDGIDLLLDGRAELYIGIVFILFVLYVPEGILGTLRSRLGGTVAEKLPERLQRYRGGNQ, encoded by the coding sequence GTGGCCATTAGCCCTGATTCGTCGGTTCCGGCCGACGACGACTCGCCCGGGAGCGGACCGACCACTCCCGACGGCGGCGAGCCCGAAGGCGCGACCCGGGGCGCCACCTCCGACGCAGCGGAGCGGGGTGTGCTCGGCACGATCGGCTCCATCGTCTCCGATCACGTCGTGCACATCGGGATCGTCTTCCTGTTCGCGATCTACCCGCTCGCCTACACCCAGCTGATGGCGCTGCCGTTCGGCGAGGAGCTCAATATCATCCTCCCGCGAACCCGGACGATGATCGTCGTGCTCTACTTCGGGCTGTTCGCCATGAGCTTCGACTTCATCTCGGGGTACACCGGGTACCTCTCCTTCGGCCACTCGATGTTCTACGGGATCGGTGCGTACCTCGTGGTGCTCACCGCGAACGGCAAGGTGCCACTCGTCGGGCAGGGGACGCCGCTCCTCCTGTTGTTGGTCGTCGGTGGGTTGCTCGCGGCGGCGATCGCGCTGCTCGTCGGCGCCGTCTCCTTCAGACTCTCCGGCGTCTACTTCGCGATGATCACGCTCGGGTTCGCGGAGGTCGCCCACGTGTTCATCCGGAACTGGGACTACGTGGGATCGAATCCACGCGACGGCGCCGGATTCGTCGAGGCGTTCTCGCTCGGAATCCCCGGCGTCTACTCAGTGAAGCTCGGGCAGATCGTCGGCACCGAGTACACGGACGTGTTCGGCACGGCGTTCGACCTCTCGAAGGCGGACGTCTCCTTCTACGCCATCGGCGTCGTCGTGTTGCTCTGTTACTTCGCGATGCAACGGGTCATCCACTCGCCCTACGGCAAGGTGATGATCGCGATCCGCGAGAACGAGGAGCGGGCGCGCGCCGTCGGCTACAACACGTTCTACTACAAGATGGGCGCGTTCGCGATGAGCGGCTTCTTCGCCGCTATCGCGGGCGGCCTCTTCGCCGGCTACCAGCGTTCGGTCGCCCCCGAGAACACGTTCGACCTCTTCGTCACCGCCGACGCGCTGCTCGCCGCCATCATCGGCGGATTCGGGACGCTCGCTGGCGCCCTCTACGGCATCCTCTTCCAGGACGTCCTGGAGGGGATCCTCTCGACAGAGGGCCACGGCATCGCGCCGTACCTCCGGCGGACGCTCTCGGAGTCGACGATGGACTCCGCCGTCGGCGACGGTATCGATCTCCTCCTCGACGGCCGCGCGGAGCTGTACATCGGGATCGTGTTCATCCTGTTCGTGCTCTACGTCCCGGAGGGGATCCTCGGGACGCTCCGCTCGCGACTGGGTGGTACGGTCGCCGAGAAACTGCCCGAGCGCCTCCAGCGCTACCGGGGTGGGAACCAGTGA
- a CDS encoding ABC transporter ATP-binding protein — translation MTAIELDDVHTYYGQSHILQGVSLSVEDGENVALLGRNGVGKTTTLRSILQLTPPRSGTVRVHDEDVTGLPTHEVARRGVGWVPEERRMFSHLTVAENVRASIPPEADPAERMRRAFDRFPDLEELREHEAGSLSGGQQQMLAIARALVGDNDVLLVDEPSEGLAPLIVEEVVEALEDLPDDQTLVLVEQNVPMALALTDRFYVLDHGEVVAEGDSADASLEDDRIRRYLTA, via the coding sequence GTGACAGCGATCGAACTCGACGACGTCCACACGTACTACGGCCAGAGCCACATTCTCCAGGGCGTCTCACTCTCCGTCGAAGACGGCGAAAACGTCGCATTGCTCGGGCGCAACGGCGTCGGCAAGACGACGACATTGCGGTCGATTCTCCAGCTCACGCCACCCCGCTCGGGGACCGTTCGCGTCCACGACGAGGACGTGACCGGACTGCCAACGCACGAGGTGGCCCGTCGCGGCGTCGGCTGGGTGCCAGAGGAGCGCCGGATGTTCTCCCACCTCACGGTGGCGGAGAACGTGCGCGCGTCGATTCCGCCCGAGGCCGATCCGGCCGAGCGAATGCGGCGTGCGTTCGATCGGTTCCCGGACCTCGAGGAGCTCCGCGAACACGAGGCCGGCAGTCTCAGCGGCGGGCAACAGCAGATGCTCGCCATCGCCCGGGCGCTCGTCGGCGACAACGACGTCCTGCTCGTCGACGAGCCCAGCGAGGGGCTCGCACCGCTGATCGTCGAGGAGGTCGTCGAAGCGCTCGAGGACCTGCCCGACGACCAGACGCTGGTACTCGTCGAGCAGAACGTTCCGATGGCACTGGCACTGACCGACCGGTTCTACGTCCTCGATCACGGTGAGGTCGTTGCGGAGGGCGACTCCGCCGACGCGTCGCTCGAGGACGATCGCATTCGGAGGTACCTCACAGCATGA
- a CDS encoding branched-chain amino acid ABC transporter permease has protein sequence MSGFVAHGATEIVAIASALLPALAGVDAVLPLANLGQLTDLADPTALFGIFLNALSKFGVYVTIAAGLSLIFGLMGVLNFAHGSLTMIGAYLGGAVMLAFVSSSTGDFVTIAFFFLALALVFAIVTAFGAVLEVGVIRPIYDRPPLFQILLTFGLVLVLDEALRIVLEVQDIQPSVEWTEAAGTRPDILGFHDILGVTTRGIYQFEALVGVLVVIATWWFLTRTSYGLHIRAGSEDAEMAQALGIDVRRSFTVVFGVGAGLAALAGVMLMWDPRYGASIGLGVETLLIAFVIVIVGGLGSFKGTVVAAAIVAIVDAVASWMLTNDVVTFAGLPELVIFLVLVGVLVIRPQGLFGVEEVGGH, from the coding sequence ATGAGCGGGTTCGTCGCTCACGGCGCGACCGAGATCGTCGCCATCGCGTCCGCCCTGCTGCCGGCGCTCGCCGGGGTCGACGCGGTCCTGCCGCTCGCCAACCTCGGCCAGCTCACCGATCTCGCCGATCCAACGGCGCTCTTTGGCATCTTCCTCAACGCGCTCTCGAAGTTCGGCGTCTACGTCACGATCGCCGCCGGCCTCTCCCTGATCTTCGGCCTGATGGGCGTGCTCAACTTCGCGCACGGCTCCCTGACCATGATCGGGGCGTACCTCGGCGGCGCAGTCATGTTGGCGTTCGTTTCGTCTTCGACGGGCGACTTCGTCACGATCGCCTTTTTCTTCCTGGCGCTCGCGCTCGTCTTCGCGATCGTCACGGCCTTCGGTGCGGTGCTGGAGGTCGGCGTGATCAGGCCGATCTACGATCGACCGCCGCTGTTCCAGATCCTGCTGACCTTCGGACTCGTACTCGTCCTCGACGAGGCCCTCCGGATCGTCCTGGAAGTGCAGGACATCCAGCCCAGCGTCGAGTGGACGGAGGCCGCGGGGACCCGTCCCGATATCCTCGGCTTCCACGACATTCTGGGCGTGACGACCCGCGGGATCTACCAGTTCGAGGCACTCGTGGGAGTCCTCGTCGTCATCGCGACGTGGTGGTTCCTCACGCGGACGAGCTACGGGCTCCACATCCGCGCGGGAAGCGAAGACGCCGAGATGGCGCAGGCGCTGGGCATCGACGTCCGGCGCTCCTTCACGGTCGTCTTCGGCGTCGGCGCGGGGCTCGCGGCGCTCGCGGGGGTCATGCTGATGTGGGACCCCCGTTACGGCGCCAGCATCGGGCTCGGCGTCGAAACGCTACTCATCGCGTTCGTGATCGTCATCGTCGGCGGGCTCGGCTCGTTCAAGGGGACGGTCGTCGCAGCGGCGATCGTCGCCATCGTCGACGCGGTGGCGTCGTGGATGCTGACCAACGACGTGGTGACCTTCGCCGGCCTGCCGGAACTCGTGATCTTCCTGGTGCTCGTCGGCGTGCTGGTGATCCGTCCACAGGGCCTCTTCGGCGTCGAGGAGGTGGGTGGCCATTAG
- a CDS encoding ABC transporter ATP-binding protein: protein MTLLRTRGLTKRFGGLTAVDGVDFGLGADECVSLIGPNGAGKTTFFNLLTGSLAPTEGTVEYRPGGGRAVADGRGDAGGTVSSDRKPIADGGAVADQGSGSPGEDAGAGGWQDVTDASPDETARLGIHRSYQITNIFPASTVLENVRIAAQAHGGADSWRLWRNVGAFGEYEEEAWRILERVGLDDRAELVADTLSHGQKRHLEVAIALAGDPDVLLMDEPTAGVSRDGVDRIVSLIDDVAADHAILLVEHNMDVVMDVSDRIAVLHQGSLIADDEPEAVRNDPAVQRAYLGGYEENGGEGDRTGEAGSTATQSKPATDGTGRTTDDGGDEP, encoded by the coding sequence ATGACGCTGCTGCGAACGCGTGGCCTGACCAAGCGCTTCGGCGGGCTCACCGCGGTCGACGGGGTCGACTTCGGACTCGGCGCCGACGAGTGCGTCTCGCTGATCGGGCCCAACGGCGCGGGCAAGACGACGTTCTTCAACCTGCTGACGGGGTCGCTCGCGCCGACGGAGGGGACCGTCGAGTACCGCCCCGGCGGCGGCAGAGCAGTCGCCGACGGACGTGGAGACGCCGGTGGCACTGTGAGTTCCGACCGCAAACCGATCGCCGACGGCGGGGCGGTCGCGGACCAGGGGAGCGGCAGCCCTGGGGAAGACGCGGGTGCAGGCGGCTGGCAGGACGTCACCGACGCCTCGCCCGACGAGACGGCGCGGCTCGGCATCCACCGATCGTACCAGATTACGAATATCTTCCCGGCGTCGACGGTGCTCGAGAACGTGCGGATCGCCGCACAGGCACACGGCGGCGCCGACAGCTGGCGACTCTGGCGGAACGTCGGCGCCTTCGGGGAGTACGAGGAGGAAGCGTGGCGGATCCTCGAACGCGTCGGCCTCGACGACAGGGCCGAGCTCGTCGCCGACACCCTGAGCCACGGCCAGAAGCGCCACCTCGAGGTCGCCATCGCGCTCGCTGGCGATCCCGACGTTCTCTTGATGGACGAGCCGACGGCGGGCGTCTCGCGGGACGGCGTCGACCGCATCGTGTCGCTGATCGACGACGTCGCCGCCGACCACGCGATCCTGCTCGTCGAGCACAACATGGACGTCGTGATGGACGTCAGCGATCGCATCGCCGTCTTGCACCAGGGCTCGCTGATCGCCGACGACGAGCCGGAAGCGGTGCGGAACGATCCCGCAGTCCAGCGGGCCTATCTCGGTGGCTACGAAGAGAACGGCGGAGAGGGAGATCGGACGGGCGAGGCTGGCTCGACAGCGACCCAGTCGAAGCCCGCGACGGACGGGACCGGACGTACCACGGACGACGGAGGGGACGAACCGTGA
- a CDS encoding 3-oxoacyl-ACP synthase, with translation MTEDDVALTGYGVYVPDDVVTGEAIAAESGIPEAVVVEKMGLREKRVCPPGEDHASDMCVNAGELALADSGIDASDLDLVLYHGSEYKDFVVWSAAADVADRLGAENAYATESYTLCAGAPIAFRQVRAQLLAGPIDAALLVSASREEDLVDYTNERSSFMFNFGSGASAAVLEADPGAGDDDGAAPSVADRARATVQESAAITDGSFSRDVVMPAGGSVEPPSHSSVDAGLHSLDVPDQEGMKERLAPVSLPNYLEVADEALERSGFDRSDLDFVAVTHMKRSFHETLLEELGVDHETDGYYLDEYGHVQSVDQLLAVGEAVDDGRLEAGDVVLFLAAGTGYTWAATVLTWEG, from the coding sequence GTGACCGAGGACGACGTCGCCCTCACTGGCTACGGCGTGTACGTCCCCGACGACGTCGTCACCGGCGAGGCAATCGCCGCCGAGAGCGGCATTCCAGAGGCGGTCGTCGTCGAGAAGATGGGTCTCCGCGAGAAGCGGGTCTGCCCGCCCGGCGAGGACCACGCCAGCGACATGTGCGTGAACGCTGGCGAACTCGCGCTGGCCGACAGCGGGATCGACGCGTCGGACCTCGACCTCGTCCTGTATCACGGCAGCGAGTACAAGGACTTCGTCGTCTGGTCGGCCGCCGCGGACGTCGCCGATCGGCTCGGTGCCGAGAACGCCTACGCGACCGAGAGCTACACGCTCTGTGCCGGCGCGCCGATCGCGTTCCGGCAGGTTCGCGCTCAGCTACTCGCGGGCCCGATCGACGCTGCACTGCTCGTGAGCGCGAGCCGCGAGGAGGACCTGGTCGACTACACGAACGAGCGCTCCTCGTTCATGTTCAACTTCGGCTCCGGCGCGTCCGCGGCGGTGCTCGAAGCCGATCCCGGAGCCGGCGACGACGATGGCGCAGCCCCGTCGGTCGCCGATCGAGCGAGAGCGACCGTGCAGGAGAGCGCCGCGATCACCGACGGCTCGTTCTCCCGGGACGTCGTGATGCCCGCCGGCGGCTCGGTCGAGCCGCCCTCGCATTCCTCCGTCGACGCGGGGCTCCACAGCCTCGACGTGCCCGACCAGGAGGGGATGAAGGAACGGCTCGCGCCCGTCTCCCTGCCGAACTACCTCGAGGTCGCCGACGAGGCGCTCGAGCGGTCGGGATTCGACCGGTCGGACCTCGACTTCGTCGCGGTCACGCACATGAAGCGGTCCTTCCACGAGACGCTGCTGGAGGAACTCGGGGTCGACCACGAGACCGACGGGTACTACCTCGACGAGTACGGTCACGTCCAGAGCGTCGACCAGCTGCTCGCCGTCGGCGAGGCGGTGGACGACGGGCGGCTCGAAGCGGGCGACGTGGTGCTGTTCCTCGCCGCGGGGACCGGCTACACCTGGGCGGCGACCGTGCTGACCTGGGAGGGGTGA
- a CDS encoding SDR family oxidoreductase: protein MMSPEVSPPELAREDVHTIDDERFVRDRVAVVTGAASGIGRATALAAAVNGLSVLATDVDEEGLAATVERAEAIGEPADAIEPFAADLQDEVEIEAIADAARDLGDVTFLANVAGLQHVAPIGEFPTPAYDRIQNVMLRAPILLTRELWDALEENDGCVGNMASVHGHYVTSDKVAYNVVKFGIRGLTQSIAAEGDGDLRSFSVSTGYVETPLVTNQLADTAEQRGISVDEVIEDVMLGQARSKEMMTPAEVGNLFVLGFSHLAQHLNGGDLLFDGGMTLTYE from the coding sequence ATCATGTCGCCCGAGGTTTCGCCGCCCGAACTCGCTCGCGAGGACGTCCACACGATCGACGACGAGCGCTTCGTCCGCGACCGGGTTGCCGTCGTCACGGGCGCGGCCTCGGGCATCGGACGTGCGACCGCGCTCGCTGCCGCGGTGAACGGCCTGTCGGTCCTCGCTACCGACGTCGACGAGGAGGGGCTCGCGGCGACGGTCGAGCGCGCAGAGGCGATCGGCGAACCGGCCGACGCGATCGAACCGTTCGCGGCGGACCTCCAGGACGAAGTCGAGATCGAGGCGATCGCCGACGCCGCCCGCGACCTCGGCGACGTCACGTTCCTGGCCAACGTCGCCGGCCTCCAGCACGTCGCCCCGATCGGCGAGTTCCCGACGCCGGCCTACGACCGGATCCAGAACGTCATGCTGCGGGCACCCATCCTGCTCACCCGCGAGCTCTGGGACGCTCTCGAAGAGAACGACGGCTGCGTCGGCAACATGGCCTCCGTGCACGGCCACTACGTCACCTCGGACAAGGTGGCGTACAACGTCGTCAAGTTCGGGATCCGGGGGCTCACCCAGTCGATCGCGGCGGAGGGCGACGGCGACCTCCGGTCGTTCTCGGTGAGCACCGGCTACGTCGAGACGCCGCTCGTGACGAACCAGCTCGCGGACACCGCCGAGCAGCGGGGCATCTCGGTCGACGAGGTGATCGAGGACGTGATGCTCGGGCAGGCGCGTTCGAAGGAGATGATGACGCCAGCAGAGGTCGGGAACCTCTTCGTCCTCGGCTTCTCCCACCTCGCCCAGCATCTCAACGGCGGCGACCTGCTGTTCGACGGCGGAATGACGCTGACCTACGAGTAG
- a CDS encoding ABC transporter substrate-binding protein, translating into MADHYKRRDVLKATGGAATAASFGLAGCIAGDSDDDDDGGDGDDGGDTSGGGDDGGGSGDGGGGDETVSGTVKVGVIQPTSGDLQYYGLQSLWGFLSGLSYKADSAPPNVTSAGTTSIDVGDLTYELHIEDSQFAPDQAQSVATTLVEDEEVDVLFGTASSGSARRVIQNVAVPSSTPIVVGPAAAADITSNSDYCNEMVFRASENTAMDARSGGRYVAQETDVESVYIMAADYSFGRAVANNYTEVLEANGIEIAGTDFVPRGYSEFEGHFQNAVDAGADAVIGGFTVVTLPAFLSTGLAGGYGLRMFGGFATRITANAVGQVAANAIGEPLTAEKIQDAKLGPFTTRYHWNQYDNEINDWFVENYANVYGTLPDLFTSGTFTAASSIHQGVQASGSTSGADIAEAMRGMTVTDTPKGTDGYTYQEYNNQARSAMTVAYPVPTTDEWASNWDASIMPGEPIATVGADEVTLPADSDSMGCSL; encoded by the coding sequence ATGGCAGACCATTACAAACGGCGCGACGTGCTCAAGGCAACGGGTGGCGCGGCGACGGCCGCGAGCTTCGGGCTCGCGGGCTGTATCGCCGGGGACAGTGACGACGATGACGACGGGGGAGACGGCGACGACGGTGGCGACACGAGTGGCGGTGGTGACGACGGTGGCGGCAGCGGCGACGGCGGTGGCGGCGACGAGACGGTCTCGGGGACGGTGAAGGTCGGCGTCATCCAGCCGACGAGCGGGGACCTCCAGTACTACGGGCTCCAGAGCCTCTGGGGATTCCTCTCGGGGCTGTCCTACAAGGCCGACTCCGCACCGCCGAACGTCACGAGCGCCGGCACGACGAGCATCGACGTCGGCGACCTGACCTACGAACTGCACATCGAGGACAGCCAGTTCGCACCGGACCAGGCCCAGTCTGTCGCGACGACGCTGGTCGAGGACGAGGAGGTCGACGTCCTCTTCGGCACCGCGAGTTCGGGGTCGGCGCGCCGCGTCATCCAGAACGTCGCGGTGCCCTCGAGCACGCCGATCGTCGTCGGACCCGCAGCGGCAGCCGACATCACGTCCAACAGCGACTACTGTAACGAGATGGTGTTCCGCGCGAGCGAGAACACGGCGATGGACGCCCGGAGCGGCGGGCGGTACGTCGCCCAGGAGACCGACGTCGAGAGCGTCTACATCATGGCGGCTGACTACAGCTTCGGGCGGGCCGTCGCGAACAACTACACGGAGGTGCTCGAGGCCAACGGCATCGAGATCGCCGGCACGGACTTCGTCCCGCGGGGCTACTCCGAGTTCGAGGGGCACTTCCAGAACGCCGTCGACGCGGGCGCGGACGCCGTGATCGGCGGGTTCACCGTCGTCACGCTCCCGGCGTTCCTCTCGACGGGGCTGGCCGGCGGCTACGGCCTCCGGATGTTCGGCGGGTTCGCCACGCGGATCACGGCCAACGCCGTCGGGCAGGTGGCCGCGAACGCGATCGGCGAGCCGCTCACCGCCGAGAAGATCCAGGACGCGAAGCTCGGACCGTTCACGACGCGGTACCACTGGAACCAGTACGACAACGAGATCAACGACTGGTTCGTCGAGAACTACGCCAACGTCTACGGGACGCTCCCGGACCTGTTTACCTCCGGGACGTTCACCGCCGCCTCCTCGATCCACCAGGGCGTCCAGGCGTCCGGGTCGACGAGCGGCGCCGACATCGCCGAGGCGATGCGGGGCATGACCGTCACGGACACGCCGAAGGGTACGGACGGATACACCTACCAGGAGTACAACAACCAGGCGCGCTCCGCGATGACCGTCGCCTACCCGGTCCCGACCACGGACGAGTGGGCGAGCAACTGGGACGCCTCGATCATGCCCGGTGAGCCGATCGCGACCGTGGGCGCCGACGAGGTCACCCTGCCCGCAGACAGCGACTCCATGGGCTGCAGTCTGTAA
- a CDS encoding RDD family protein gives MREDGELGGIGSRAVAVIVDTVVLFVVGYLIAMATGSTTGSGFALQGLPALLWFGAGFAYYIVLEAEYGQTPGKRLVGIEVVGEDGGPIDYQASVIRNVLRFVDALFFYLVGAILIWISDEGQRLGDRVGDTYVVKTQ, from the coding sequence ATGAGAGAAGACGGGGAACTCGGGGGAATCGGGAGCAGAGCCGTCGCCGTCATCGTCGACACGGTCGTGCTGTTCGTGGTCGGGTACCTCATCGCGATGGCGACCGGTTCGACGACGGGGTCTGGCTTCGCACTACAGGGGCTGCCGGCGCTCCTGTGGTTCGGTGCCGGGTTCGCGTACTACATCGTCCTCGAGGCGGAGTACGGCCAGACGCCCGGGAAGCGGCTGGTGGGCATCGAGGTCGTGGGGGAGGACGGCGGACCGATCGACTACCAGGCCTCGGTGATCCGCAACGTGCTCCGGTTCGTCGACGCCCTCTTCTTCTACCTCGTCGGCGCCATTCTCATCTGGATCTCCGACGAGGGGCAGCGCCTCGGGGACCGGGTCGGCGACACCTACGTCGTCAAGACGCAGTAG